GTCATCGACATAGTAGATGGCGGAACGATAGGACGGGCCGCGATCGTTGCCCTGCCGGTTCGGCGTGGTCGGATCGTGGATCTGGAAGAACACCTCCAGCAGCCGCCGATAGGAGATCCGTTCCGGATCAAACAGGATTTCGATGGCTTCGGCATGGTTGCCGTGGTTGCGGTAGGTGGCGTTGGGTACTTCACCGCCGGTGTAGCCCACTCGCGTGGCTTCGACGCCCGGAAGATGCCGGATCAGCTCCTGCATGCCCCAGAAGCAGCCGCCGGCGAGCACTGCGCGTTGCTGTGCCATT
The nucleotide sequence above comes from Nitrogeniibacter mangrovi. Encoded proteins:
- the msrA gene encoding peptide-methionine (S)-S-oxide reductase MsrA, giving the protein MAQQRAVLAGGCFWGMQELIRHLPGVEATRVGYTGGEVPNATYRNHGNHAEAIEILFDPERISYRRLLEVFFQIHDPTTPNRQGNDRGPSYRSAIYYVDDDQRRVALDTIADVDASGRWPGPVVTELAPVGPFWEAEPEHQDYLQHYPHGYTCHWPRPDWVLPGRS